DNA sequence from the Actinomycetota bacterium genome:
GGTGTTGGCAAGGGTGAGAGCGGTATTGCGGCGCGCGGTCGGCGAGGTCGCTAATACCGAGAAGTTACGGCTAGGCGAAATCGCCATGGACCTGGCCAAGCATGAGGTGACCAAAGCGGGTGAGGCTATCGCGCTTACTCCTACGGAATTTAAGTTGCTCGAAGCGATGGCGAGAAATCCCGGCAGGGTCTTTACCAGGCTTCAGCTGATCGATTACATACAAGGGTATTCTTTCGAAGGATACGAGCGGACAATCGACGCGCATGTTAAGAATCTTCGCCAGAAGATAGAGGCCAACCCGAAGAGACCGCGGTATATCGTAACCGTCTTCGGTGTCGGCTATAGAATGGAGGAAAGCGACGATGAGTAGTTTAGCCGCGAGGCTTACGATTACATTTACGCTGATCGCGCTGGTTTCGATTACCGCGGTCTCGGCGATAATCAACCGGGTAATCGGTCTACAGTTCAATGACTATCTTATAAGCGGACCCTTTGCCGGGCAGGCGGGCGGGCATGGCGGTATGCGCGCGCGGATGTTGGCCAACCTTATCGGCCCGTTAGAGGAGGGTTTTCTGCAGTCGGTCAACGAATGGATTTGGATTACCGGCATCGTGACCGCGTTGGTCGCGGCGCTTTTCGGCGTTTTGTTCGCCAAGCGCTTAACGGCGCCGTTGCACGAGCTTGCGGCAGCCGCAAAAAAAATAGCCCAGGGTGACTTAACCCATCGCGTCGAGGTAAACACGAAAGACGAAATCGGGCAGTTGGCGACCTCTTTCAACAAGATGGCCGTGAGTCTCGAGAGGAATAACCAGCTTCGCCGGCGGCTGCTCGGAGATATCGTTCACGAGCTGAAGACACCGTTGACTGTGGTGCGCGGCAATATCGAGGCCATGCTCGACGGGGTGATAGAGCCGAGCCAAAAGAAGCTGGCCGCTATCCACACGGAGACTTTGCTTTTGTCGAGGCTTCTAAATGACTTAAGAGACCTCGCGCTGGCCGAGGAGAAGCAACTCCGACTCGAAAAGGAGCGCGCCAATATCGGCTATATCATCCGGCAGGTCGTCGAGATGTTCAGGCCGAGGGCCGTCGAGGAGTCGAAGCGTCTCGAAGTGGAGATAGGTGAGGACTTGCCGCCTGTCAATGTCGATAGCGATAGGATTAGCCAGGTGCTCTATAATCTAATAGCCAACGCGTTTCAGTATACGGCGGGCGGGGATACGGTTAAAATCAGCGCTACGGTCGACTGC
Encoded proteins:
- a CDS encoding response regulator transcription factor — encoded protein: MGKNTILVVDDEKEIVEVLAAYLEREDYEVLKAYDGRAALDIARRDEPDLILLDLMLPEVNGFEVCKLLRATSSVPIIMLTARDEETDKILCLEVGADDYITKPFSPREVLARVRAVLRRAVGEVANTEKLRLGEIAMDLAKHEVTKAGEAIALTPTEFKLLEAMARNPGRVFTRLQLIDYIQGYSFEGYERTIDAHVKNLRQKIEANPKRPRYIVTVFGVGYRMEESDDE
- a CDS encoding HAMP domain-containing protein: MSSLAARLTITFTLIALVSITAVSAIINRVIGLQFNDYLISGPFAGQAGGHGGMRARMLANLIGPLEEGFLQSVNEWIWITGIVTALVAALFGVLFAKRLTAPLHELAAAAKKIAQGDLTHRVEVNTKDEIGQLATSFNKMAVSLERNNQLRRRLLGDIVHELKTPLTVVRGNIEAMLDGVIEPSQKKLAAIHTETLLLSRLLNDLRDLALAEEKQLRLEKERANIGYIIRQVVEMFRPRAVEESKRLEVEIGEDLPPVNVDSDRISQVLYNLIANAFQYTAGGDTVKISATVDCTIGGGVDNPAVLVSVEDSGEGISKEDLPYVFNHFYRVDESRARVSGGSGIGLAIVKHLVEAHGGRVWAKSELEAGSIFSFTLPAIQAGEHNDGVMGERAAV